A single region of the Kwoniella botswanensis chromosome 1, complete sequence genome encodes:
- a CDS encoding pyridoxal 5'-phosphate synthase, glutaminase subunit Pdx2 — protein MTIQPIILPETIVIGVLALQGAFVEHIHYLQKLRPQGHTIKAIPIRTLSELEQCQALVIPGGESTVISSIASHTPGLLEALIEFARNPAKAVWGTCAGMILMADVNGIGGGRKKMVKGWEGIGGMKVWRNLYGTQLESFEAPLTIPSLSNPSKPFNAIFIRAPAVHSLSPESQVEVVAQLPEQFLPPPPPSDSPLGEPNLEDLGKVWLKKGKKMVTSFHPELSGDVRVHEFWVEKCVLGR, from the exons ATGACTATACAGCCCATAATCCTCCCAGAGACCATCGTGATAGGTGTATTGG CTCTGCAAGGTGCTTTCGTAGAGCACATACATTACCTGCAGAA ATTACGACCCCAAGGACACACCATCAAAGCGATCCCTATCCGTACCCTGTCCGAATTAGAACAATGTCAAGCATTAGTCATCCCCGGAGGAGAATCCACTGTCATCTCATCGATAGCATCACATACGCCTGGACTGCTAGAAGCATTGATAGAGTTCGCTCGGAACCCTGCGAAAGCTGTCTGGGGGACATGCGCTgggatgatcttgatggcTGATGTAAATGGGATCGGAGgtgggaggaagaagatggttaAAGGGTGGGAGGGGATTGGGGGAATGAAAGTATGGAGAAACTTGTATGGAA CTCAATTAGAATCCTTTGAAGCTCCCcttaccatcccatccctATCAAACCCTTCCAAACCATTTAACGCCATTTTCATCCGAGCTCCCGCCGTCCACTCGTTATCCCCCGAAAGTCAAGTCGAAGTGGTAGCACAATTACCTGAACAATTCTtacctcccccaccaccttcaGACTCACCATTGGGAGAACCCAATCTAGAGGACCTGGGAAAGGTATGGTTGAAAAAGGGTAAGAAGATGGTCacttctttccatcctgAGTTGAGTGGGGATGTGAGGGTACATGAATTCTGGGTTGAGAAGTGTGTGTTGGGGAGGTAA
- a CDS encoding DNA polymerase epsilon catalytic subunit A, with the protein MSSRGSFRGRGRGGGGSNTRFTGKKRSGRGGGVAYGIDRPAPKREDDGTAAAEKFEEVKIQDEIDEKLGFWRFESSRADGEKKIGWLVNMHQTLIQSSTHSGGLAAVDFYFIQDDGGMFKATIPYEPYFYVTCRAGSETIVEEWLLKRFEGILIRVEREKKWDLSLPNHLLSAPPIFLKLFFHNTADLQSIRREILPLAEANSAKFTAVDAYADVVGAENAMNGNGDDQEGKAWGAEDEGRKRRDKEPAECIIDIREHDINYYLRVAIDLDVRVGLWYTVTSHTGIISLERITSLVKRAEPVVMAYDIETTKQPLKFPDQQTDQIMMISYMIDGQGYLITNREIVAEDIEDFEYTPKEEYPGEFTIFNEPDEPAVIRRWFEHIRDSKPTVMVTYNGDSFDFPFVDVRAKIHGISMYDEIGFRPDIENEYKSRATMHMDCFRWVKRDSYLPQGSQGLKAVTKAKLGYNPTELDPELMTPYAIEQPHSLAQYSVSDAVATYYLYMKYVHPFIFSLCNIIPLNPDEVLRKGSGTLCETLLMVEAYQAHIIMPNRHEDPHGATYEGHLLASETYVGGHVEALEAGVFRSDIPTHFKMEPSACQQLIDDLDAALQFSLVEEGNLKLEDVDNYDEVKDQIQSALELMRDNPNRMDKPLIYHLDVAAMYPNIMLSNRLQPDSMKDEAACAVCDYNRPDKTCDRRLEWAWRGEYFPAKRDEVNMVRYALEQEMFPPKHPNGPRRRFIDLPQGDQSALIHKRLGDYSRKVYKKTHETKIVTKTSIICQRENSFYIDTVRAFRDRRYEYKGLHKTWKKNLDKAFEEGGAVSAVDEAKKMIVLYDSLQLAHKCILNSFYGYVMRKGARWYSMEMAGITCLTGASIIQMARQLVEQIGRPLELDTDGIWCMLPGVFPEDFRFKLKNGKTFGVSYPCTMLNHLVHAKFTNHQYHELVDKETGKYEVRKENSIFFELDGPYKAMILPSSKEEDKLLKKRYAVFNPDGSLAELKGFEVKRRGELQLIKIFQSQIFDKFLLGSTTEECYAAVAEVADQWLDILQSKASSLHDDELVDLIAENRSMSKTLAEYGTQKSTSISTARRLAEFLGEQMVKDKGLSCRFIISAKPNGAPVTERAIPVAIFTAEEPVKRHFLKKWLKDNSLTDFDLRTILDWAYYTERLGSVIQKLITIPAALQKVANPVPRIRHPDWLFKRVAAKEDKFQQHKLTDMFAKMKTTAVANGDIEDMGKTKTGPKMAVVKKKKVVREKTPEPAPDPTEDYSGYIRVMKDQWRKQRIERARLRKQGTRQDGTVSSMLRTKSINLASRQWDIIQIASTNRPGEFRLWLAIDGTFQSVRLRIPREFYLNFKTLPVDGTFSDRYEATSVARVLPRGQAARHLFKLLVDEALFVEGESHFSSMINNPNVDGAYELQVPLVVRALLQFGTSCTLKKTSLGGLNRGLDRGFDLSELEKPGMSVIRHKYLDEGKGIKYHFLYHATFNSRHLIALFSPGSAVRVYIVDSSRTPERLPNPARWYTDRVDKASKGIFAYPETIEFITNYYKNELSALRQLSKDLQSIRHGLNVITLCSPFEHSYYQVASPVFSEFPFITFKGNDEKPSLGWLVQTSRRMINQYLKLSGWIKDQIEIAAHYDVPVGNLGQDAPIFLADIEFARRLKQQDMVLWWSASSRPDLGGSEEDANLSEELVTPRMSTKGCYSSVVLEMEIADLAINAVLQSALVNEMEGSGAGSLAFDSASHNLDEYAKGTANTSVMLGDAVLSTQTFGVLKSMVRSWFLDKARAHVKGIYSTPADLVVDQFWRWISSSASNMFEPALQRFLHGLMRKTFLQLLAEFKRLGTSVVYADFNRIFLLTTKPDAGSAYAFAKYLVTAANSQELFRHLVIDVTQFWNYLAWMDIANFGGVKVPPEIASSRDPPPSKFEISMDWNIQSFLPGILQPIFERNVAQFIYQLYTAKRTSYDERAPLKVIHNLNIDLPGENTSTINPAKEKEKSAGSRSITQILTRKLLADVAAVKKRQAMAHVDEEKAESLLFPLLPGSRISTSEGEKLNPTLELIKSITEVYSLASSEHLIEIQILRKNLLDLVGVKEFSQNAQFKNPFCDNLQINMIICKKCNSLRDIDLCRDPDRLPSFDVSTGEMLDPPRKNWVCHKCDSEYDKFQIEQPLIEMISKMITSYQTQDVICMKCSSSKSDNLAATCHCGGSFKSSLNKNEMKNKLKMIKSVAQYHDLALVGSYVEEVLSRW; encoded by the exons ATGTCATCGAGAGGATCattcagaggaagaggaagaggcggAGGTGGGTCAAATACCCGATTTACAGGTAAAAAACGATCCGGACGTGGAGGGGGAGTAGCGTATGGTATCGACCGACCTGCACCCAAacgagaggatgatggaacTGCCGCCGCCGAGAAGTtcgaagaggtgaagatacaagatgagatagatgagaaaCTGGGATTCTGGCGATTTGAGAGCTCAAGAGctgatggagagaagaagatcggtTGGTTGGTTAATATgcatcag ACATTGATACAGAGCTCGACGCATTCTGGTGGTTTAGCAGCAGTGGATTTCTATTTCATCCAGGATGACGGAGGAATGTTCAAAGCTACGATACCGTACGAACCGTATTTCTACGTGACATGTCGA GCTGGGTCAGAGACTATAGTGGAAGAATGGCTGCTAAAACGTTTCGAGGGGATACTGATACGTgtggaaagggagaagaaatGGGATCTTAGTTTG CCAAATCATCTGTTGTCAGCTCCACCGATATTCCTCAAACTATTCTTTCACAATACAGCAGACCTTCAGTCGATACGTCGAGAGATACTGCCATTAGCAGAAGCCAATTCGGCAAAGTTCACAGCTGTAGATGCGTACGCCGATGTGGTTGGTGCGGAGAACGCTATGAACGGTAATGGAGATGACCAGGAAGGTAAAGCTTGGGGTGCCGAAGACGAAGGTCGTAAGAGACGAGATAAGGAACCAGCAGAATGTATAATAGATATAAGGGAACATGATATTAATTATTACCTACGAGTAGCCATTGATCTTG ACGTTCGAGTCGGTTTATGGTATACTGTCACATCACATACGGGTATAATAAGTTTGGAACGTATAACATCATTGGTCAAGCGAGCGGAACCAGTTGTCATGGCTTATGATATCGAAACGACAAAACAACCCTTGAAATTTCCAGATCAACAGacagatcaaatcatgatgatatcgtatatGATAGATGGTCAAGGATACCTCATAACGAATAGGGAAATTGTAGCGGAAGATATAGAGGATTTCGAATATACACCGAAGGAAGAATATCCTGGAgagttcaccatcttcaatgaaccggatgag CCCGCAGTGATACGGCGCTGGTTCGAGCATATCCGAGATTCTAAACCTACTGTCATGGTCACTTATAACGGAGACAGTTTCGATTTCCCCTTTGTCGATGTGCGAGCCAAGATACATGGTATAAGCATgtatgatgagataggtTTCAGACCAGATATCGAAAATGAGTATAAATCCAGAGCAACGATGCATATGGATTGTTTCAG ATGGGTGAAAAGGGATTCATACCTACCTCAAGGAAGTCAAGGTCTCAAAGCGGTCACCAAAGCGAAATTGGGATATAACCCTACAGAATTGGATCCTGAGCTTATGACACC ATATGCGATTGAGCAGCCTCACAGTCTCGCTCAGTATTCCGTCTCCGATGCTGTTGCGACATATTATCTTTATATGAAATACGttcatcccttcatcttctcactGTGTAACATCATTCCCTTGAATCCGGACGAAGTGTTGAGAAAGGGAAGTGGAACTTTATGTGAAACTTTGTTGATG GTTGAAGCCTATCAGGCGCATATCATCATGCCCAATCGGCATGAAGACCCTCATGGAGCCACATACGAAGGCCATTTGCTCGCCTCGGAAACGTATGTTGGTGGTCACGTCGAAGCTTTAGAAGCTGGTGTGTTTAGAAGCGATATACCAACACACTTCAAGATGGAGCCCAGTGCCTGTCAGCAGCTGATCGACGATCTGGACGCGGCTCTACAGTTCTCGTtggtggaagaagggaacCTCAAGCTCGAAGATGTAGATAACTACGATGAAGTCAAAGACCAGATTCAGTCGGCCTTGGAGCTGATGCGAGATAACCCAAACCGAATGGACAAACctctgatatatcatctggATGTCGCTGCGATGTACCCCAACATCATGTTGTCCAATCGTCTACAACCGGATTCGATGAAGGACGAAGCTGCATGTGCTGTTTGTGATTACAACAGACCGGACAAGACCTGTGATAGAAGGTTAGAATGGGCATGGAGAGGTGAATACTTCCCTGCTAAGCGAGACGAGGTCAATATGGTCAGATACGCTCTAGAACAAGAGATGTTTCCCCCGAAACACCCCAATGGTCCAAGAAGGCGGTTCATCGATCTGCCTCAGGGCGATCAGTCAGCTTTAATACACAAACGTCTAGGTGACTATTCGCGAAAGGTATACAAGAAGACTCACGAAACCAAGATTGTCACAAAGACCTCTATCATCTGCCAGCGTGAAAACTCGTTCTATATCGACACTGTACGAGCTTTCCGAGATCGACGATACGAATATAAGGGTTTACACAAGACATGGAAGAAAAACCTCGATAAAGCAtttgaggaaggtggtgCTGTCAGTGCAGTAGACGAAGCCAAGAAGATGATCGTGCTGTATGATTCCCTTCAGTTGGCTCACAAGTGTATTCTGAACTCTTTCTACGGTTATGTGATGAGAAAAGGAGCTAGATGGTACTCTATGGAGATGGCCGGTATCACTTGTCTGACCGGAGCTTCAATTATTCAGATGGCTCGTCAGTTAGTGGAACAGATAGGTCGACCATTAGAATTGGATACAGATGGTATTTGGTGTATGCTTCCTGGTGTATTCCCAGAAGACTTCAggttcaagctcaagaatGGAAAGACTTTCGGTGTCTCTTACCCATGTACCATGTTGAACCACCTTGTTCATGCCAAATTCACGaatcatcaatatcacgAATTGGTAGATAAGGAGACTGGGAAATACGAAGTTAGGAAAGAGAATAGTATTTTCTTCGAATTGGATGGTCCCTACAAAGCGATGATTTTACCTTCatcgaaagaagaggataaacTGCTCAAAAAACGATATGCCGTATTCAACCCTGATGGATCGTTAGCTGAATTGAAAGGATTCGAAGTGAAAAGGAGAGGTGAATTgcaattgatcaagattTTCCAATCTCAGATATTCGATAAATTCTTGCTAGGATCAACGACCGAAGAATGTTATGCTGCTGTAGCTGAAGTGGCAGATCAATGGCTTGATATCTTACAATCCAAAGCTTCCTCCTTACACGACGACGAACTGGTCGATTTGATTGCCGAGAATAGAAGCATGTCGAAGACGTTAGCGGAGTACGGTACCCAAAAGTCCACCTCAATCAGCACTGCCCGACGGTTAGCCGAGTTCTTGGGTGAgcagatggtgaaggataaAGGTTTATCTTGTCGATTTATCATTTCCGCCAAACCCAATGGCGCTCCAGTAACAGAACGGGCAATACCTGTAGCCATCTTCACTGCCGAAGAACCTGTTAAACGACACTTCTTGAAAAAATGGTTGAAAGATAATAGTCTTACAGATTTCGACTTGAGAACTATCTTAGATTGGGCTTATTATACGGAGCGACTAGGCTCGGTCATTCAGAAATTGATCACAATCCCTGCCGCGTTACAAAAAGTAGCCAATCCAGTACCGAGAATCAGACATCCAGATTGGTTGTTCAAGCGAGTAGcagccaaagaagataagTTCCAGCAACATAAACTTACAGATATGTTTGCCAAGATGAAGACTACCGCTGTGGCCAATGGCGACATAGAGGATATGGGTAAGACCAAGACCGGACCGAAGATGGCAGTAGtcaaaaagaagaaagtggtcAGGGAGAAAACACCTGAACCTGCTCCTGATCCTACGGAAGACTATTCTGGATATATCAGAGTAATGAAAGATCAATGGCGAAAACAACGGATTGAACGTGCCCGACTACGAAAACAAGGTACAAGACAGGATGGTACAGTTTCTTCGATGTTGCGAACGAAATCTATCAATTTGGCTTCGAGACAATGGGATATCATTCAGATTGCTTCTACCAACCGACCGGGTGAATTTAGATTATGGTTAGCAATAGATGGGACTTTCCAATCTGTTCGACTGAGGATACCAAGGGAGTTCTACCTCAACTTTAAGACTTTACCTGTGGACGGTACCTTTTCAGATCGATACGAGGCTACGTCTGTTGCTAGGGTCTTACCTAGAGGTCAAGCTGCGCGTCATCTTTTCAAGCTTTTGGTAGATGAAGCTTTATTTGTGGAGGGTGAATCTCACTTCTCAAGTATGATCAATAATCCCAATGTCGATGGAGCATATGAATTGCAAGTGCCCCTGGTGGTTAGAGCGTTACTTCAGTTCGGTACCAGCTGTACGCTCAAGAAGACTTCCTTAGGTGGATTGAACAGAGGTCTAGATAGAGGATTCGACCTCTCAGAACTAGAGAAACCAGGAATGAGTGTGATCAGACATAAATACCTCGATGAAGGGAAAGGTATCAAATATCACTTCCTATATCACGCTACTTTCAATTCTAGACATCTCATTGCTCTTTTCTCGCCTGGTTCAGCAGTCAGAGTCTACATCGTCGATAGCTCAAGAACTCCAGAGAGATTACCAAATCCTGCAAGATGGTATACCGATCGAGTGGATAAAGCATCAAAGGGTATATTCGCCTATCCGGAAACGATCGAGTTTATCACTAATTACTACAAGAATGAATTATCGGCTTTGAGACAATTATCAAAAGATCTTCAAAGTATTAGACATGGTCTGAATGTGATTACCCTCTGCTCACCATTTGAACATTCTTATTATCAAGTTGCTTCACCAGTCTTCTCGGAATTCCCATTCATAACATTCAAAGGAAATGATGAGAAACCCAGTTTGGGTTGGTTAGTGCAGACTTCCAGAAGGATGATTAATCAGTACTTGAAATTGTCTGGATGGATCAAAGACCAAATTGAGATAGCTGCTCATTACGATGTTCCTGTAGGA AATCTTGGCCAGGATGCTCCTATCTTCCTTGCCGACATCGAATTCGCCCGACGGCTAAAGCAGCAAGATATGGTTCTCTGGTGGTCTGCTTCTTCCCGACCTGATCTTGGTggatctgaagaagacgCTAATTTAAGTGAAGAGCTCGTCACACCCCGAATGTCAACTAAAGGGTGTTACTCTTCTGTTGTGCTCGAAATGGAAATTGCCGATCTCGCTATTAATGCTGTACTTCAATCTGCCTTGGTCAACGAGATGGAAGGTTCTGGTGCGGGTTCACTCGCATTTGATTCGGCATCTCATAACCTAGATGAATATGCGAAAGGAACAGCCAACACATCCGTCATGCTTGGCGATGCTGTACTATCGACTCAGACATTCGGTGTACTCAAATCAATGGTTAGATCATGGTTCCTCGATAAAGCCCGAGCTCACGTCAAAGGTATCTACTCAACACCAGCGGATCTGGTAGTAGACCAATTCTGGAGGTGGATCAGTTCATCAGCAAGTAACATGTTTGAACCTGCCTTACAGCGATTCTTACATGGGTTGATGCGAAAGACATTCTTACAATTATTAGCTGAATTCAAAAGATTAGGGACTTCAGTGGTTTACGCCGATTTCAATAGGATATTCCTGTTGACTACCAAACCTGATGCTGGAAGTGCCTATGCGTTTGCCAAGTACCTTGTGACAGCTGCCAACTCACAAGAACTATTCAGACATCTGGTCATCGACGTCACTCAATTCTGGAATTACCTAGCATGGATGGATATAGCCAATTTCGGCGGTGTCAAAGTACCCCCTGAGATTGCTTCTTCAAGAGATCCGCCACCGTCCAAATTCGAGATCAGCATGGACTGGAATATCCAATCTTTCCTACCTGGTATACTTCAACCAATATTCGAACGAAACGTCGCTCAGTTCATTTACCAACTTTATACTGCCAAACGAACCTCGTACGATGAAAGGGCACCACTGAAAGTCATACATAATTTGAACATAGATCTACCAGGTGAAAATACATCGACTATCAACCCTgcgaaagaaaaagagaaatcTGCTGGATCGAGATCTATAACTCAAATCTTGACCAGAAAGCTATTAGCGGATGTGGCTGCCGTGAAGAAACGACAGGCAATGGCTcatgtggatgaagaaaaaGCGGAATCGCTACTATTCCCTTTATTACCTGGGTCACGAATATCCACatcagaaggtgaaaaacTCAACCCGACtttggaattgatcaaatcaattACAGAAGTTTATTCGTTAGCTTCTTCAGAACATCTGATCGAAATTCAAATTTTGAGAAAAAACTTGTTAGATCTAGTAGGGGTGAAAGAATTTTCACAAAATGCCCAATTCAAGAACCCCTTCTGTGATAACTTACAGATCAATATGATCATTTGTAAGAAATGTAATTCCCTTAGAGATATTGATCTCTGTAGGGATCCAGATAGATTACCTAGTTTTGATGTATCAACGGGGGAGATGTTAGATCCCCCAAGGAAGAATTGGGTTTGtcat AAATGTGATTCGGAATATGACAAGTTCCAAATCGAACAACCTCTAattgagatgatatcgaagatgattaCGTCTTATCAGACACAAGAT GTAATCTGCATGAAATGTTCATCGTCGAAATCTGATAATTTGGCAGCTACGTGCCACTGTGGAGGTTctttcaaatcttctttgaacaagaatgaaatgaaaaacaaactgaagatgatcaagagtg TCGCACAATATCATGATCTCGCATTGGTGGGAAGTTACGTCGAAGAAGTATTGAGTCGATGGTAG